The Pseudodesulfovibrio cashew genomic sequence GTTCGGGTAAGACCACCAGCTCCGGCAAGCTGGCGCTCTACCTGCGCAAGAATCACGGCAAGAAGCCCTACCTGGTGCCTGCCGACGTCTACCGTCCGGCGGCCATCGACCAGTTGACCACCCTGGCCCGGCAGTTGGATGTGCCGGTCTACCCGTCCACCACGGACATGAATCCGGTGGACATCTGCAAGGACGCGCTGGTCAAGGCCGAGGAACAGGGCTGCGACCTGGTGCTCTTCGACACCGCGGGCCGTCTGCACATCGACGAGAAGTTGATGGACGAGCTGGAGAACATCAAGAAGGAATGCTCTCCGCAGGAAATTTTGTTCGTGGCCGACGCCATGACCGGTCAGGACGCCGTCACCGTTGCCGAGGCCTTCAACGAGAAGCTCGACATCTCCGGTGTGGTCCTGACCAAGATGGATGGCGACGCCCGTGGCGGCGCGGCCCTGTCCATCAAGTCCGTGACCGGCAAGTCGGTCAAGTTCGTCGGTGTGGGCGAGAAGCTCTCCGAGCTGGAGCTCTTCCACCCGGACCGCATCGCCAGCCGCATCCTCGGCATGGGCGACATGATGACCCTCATCGAGAAGGCGCAGTCCGAGATCGACGAGGACGAGGCCAAGGCCATGGCCGAAAAGATGGCCAAGGCGGAGTTCGACTTCGAGGACTTCCGCAGCCACATGCGCAAGATCAAGAAGCTTGGCAGCATGGAAGGGTTGCTCAAGATGATTCCCGGCATGGGCAACATCATGAAGCAGATGGGCCAGGATGCCCTGCCCGAGGACGAGATGAAGCGCACCGAGGCGATCATCAGCTCCATGACCATGAAGGAGCGTCGCCAGCCCAAGCTCATCAATCAGAGCCGCAAGGAGCGCATCGCCAAGGGCTCCGGCGTCAAGGTGGCCGACGTCAATGCGCTCATCAAGAATTTCAATCAGATGAGCAAGGTCATGCAGGCCATGATGGGCGGTGGCAAGTCCAAGAAGCAGAAGGGCCTGATGAACAAGCTCAAGGGGCTGGCCGGTGGCGGCATGCCCGATATGAGCGCCCTGGGCGGCATGGAAGGCATGGGCAACATGCCCGGGATGCCGGGAATGCCTGGGATGCCTGGGATGCCGGGCATGGGCGAGGAAGAGGGCGGCAAGCGCTCTCTCTCCAAGAAGACCCTCAAGGCGCGCAAGAAAAAGAAGCTGAACAAGAAGAACAAGAAAAAGAAAAAGAAGTAGTGGAGTGAAGGTCGGACCGGGAGCCGGAAAAAACAGAACCGGACACCGATCTTTGTACAGATATCAACTTGCCAAGTAGTAGGCAAAAACGTATTAAATCATTATTGGGAGTATAAGCACAATGGCTATGAAAATCAGACTGACTCGTATGGGTTCCAAAAAGCGTCCCTTCTACCGCGTCGTGGCTCTCGACAGCGCCACCCGCCGCGATGGACGCCCCGTTGAGTACCTCGGCCACTACAATCCGATGGTCGAACCCAACGACATCCAGCTCGACATGGAAAAGATCGAGAAATGGCTGGCACAAGGTGCCGAGCCCAGCAACACTGTTCGTTCCCTGCTGAAGAAGGCCGGCAAGTAAGCACTGTGCTTTCGTAAGTCCGGTACTCAATTTGGCAGCTCAAGTTCACGGCGCGAGACGACGCGCCGATAGCGGAGGTAGACGTCATGCTGAAAGAGATGATTGAGTACATTGCCAAGTCCCTGGTGGACAACCCGGATGAAGTGCATGTGTCTGAAGTCGAAGGCGAACAGACCTCGGTGATCGAACTGAAGGTTGCGAAAGAGGACCTCGGAAAGGTGATCGGCAAGCAGGGCCGTACGGCGCGCGCCATGCGCACTCTGCTTGGAGCCGCCTCCACCAAGGCCCGCAAGCGCTCCGTTCTGGAGATTCTCGAGTAGCGGCTCCCGACCGGGAGCTGCGGCAATGCCGCAGAAAACGGGCCGACGGTCGGTCGGCCCCGAAGCGCGAAAAACCCAGGGCCGTCACGCATGAGCATGCGTGGGGTCTGGGTTTTTTGCGGCGCAACGCACGTGGACCCATGAAACGAACCGGATTCATCGAAGTTGGTGGCGTGGCCAGACCGCACGGAATTCGCGGGGAGTTCTGCATAAAGAGCTATGCGGACTCCCCGTCGCTTTTCGGGCGCGTGAGCACCGTCTTTCTGCAACGGGACGGCGGACGACCCGAGCCGCTTGCCGTGGAGTCCTGGCGCGAGCACAAGGGCATGGTCCTGCTCAAGTGCAAGGGCGTGAACGATCGCGACCGGGTCGACGAGCTGCGCGGCATGGCCGTGCTCATCCGCGAGGACGACCTGCCCGAGCCGGACGAGGGCGAGCACTATATCGTCGATATGCTCGGCTGCCGCGTGCGCCTGGACGACGGCACCGATGTGGGCGTGCTGGAAACCTTCTACGAGAACCCCGGCCAGGACACCTGGGTCATCGTGGCCGACGACGGCAAGGAGATCCTGCTCCCGGCCGTCCCCGAATTCGTTCTGGACGTGGACCTCGATGAGGAGGTCATTGTCATTGACCCGCCCGAGGGGTTGCTGGACCTCTACCTCAACCCGGAACCGCCCAAGAAGAAAAAACCGCGACGCCGCACGGCAAAGAAAAAGCCGCGCCCCAAGAAGCCGTCCGCAGCCGAGTAGCCCATGCGTTTTCATCTCGTCTCCATCTTTCCGCACTATTTCGAGTCGCCGCTTTCCTCGGGGCTCATGGGCAAGGCCGTGGAAACCGGACTGGTCGAGTTCGACCACGTGGACGTGCGCCACTTTGCGGGCGGGGTTCACAAGTCCGTGGACGACCGCCCCTTCGGCGGCGGGCCGGGCATGCTGCTCAAGCTCGATCCCATGGTCAAGGCGCTCGGGTCCATCGAGCGTCCGGGTCGGATCATGATGCTTTCCCCGCGCGGCAAGCCCCTGAATCAGGCCCGCTCCCGCGAGCTGGCCCTGGAAGAGGACGTCACCCTCATCTGCGGCCGTTACGAGGGCATCGACGAACGCCTCCTGGACCTCTACGACATCGAGATGGTCAGCGTGGGCGACTTCGTGCTCAACGGCGGCGAGGCGGGCGCGGTCTGCCTCATAGAGTCCGTGGCCAGGCTGCTGCCCGGCTTCATGGGGCATACGGATTCAGGGGACGAGGAGAGTTTTTCCGCCGGACTGCTGGAGTACCCGCACTACACCCGGCCCGACGACTGGGACGGCCTGACCGTGCCCGAGGTGCTCAGGAGCGGCGACCACGGCAAGATCTGCCAGTGGCGGCGCGAGCGTTCCCTGGATGCGACCCTGCGCGACCGTCCGGACCTGCTGCCCACTGCCTCCCTCACCGTGGAGGACGTGGACTACCTGCGGAAGCAGTCGCGCACCCGGCTGGGGCGCAACCTGTATATCGCCCTCTGCCACTACCCGGTGCTCAACAAGTTCGGCGAGAAGGTCGCGGTGTCCGTGACCAACCTGGACCTCCACGACATGGCGCGGGTGACCCGCACCTACGGGCTGGGCGGCTTCTACGCCACCACGCCCATCGAGGACCAGCAGGCGCTGGCCGAACAACTGCTTGCCCACTGGAAACAGGGGGCGGGGGCCAAGGCCAACCCGGACCGGGCCGAGGCGCTTTCCAAGGTCAAAGTTTTTGACGATATCGAGGCTGCCATCCTTGACATTACGCGTCAAACAGGGCAATGTCCCCGCCTCGCGGCTACGTCAGCAAGGCTGGATCGCCGCAAGGAGGCCGAGCCCGCGACTACCTACGGAACGGTGCGAAAATGGTTAGAAAATTCACCAGTTTTGCTCGTTTTTGGAACCGGACACGGCCTGGCCGAGGAGATCCTCTCCCGCGCGGAAGGAATCCTGCGGCCCATCCGATATCTGGACGATTACAACCATCTGTCGGTGCGCAGTGCGGTGGCCATCACCGTCGACCGCCTCATCGCGGATGAATATTAGATTTTGAGGATTAAGGAGAATACCATGAACGTGATCAAGAAAATCGAGTCCGAGCACATCCGCCTGGACATGCCCGATTTCAAGGCCGGCGACACCGTCAAGGTCCACTACCGCATCATCGAGGGCGAGAAGGAGCGCATCCAGGTCTTCCAGGGTGCTGTCCTGCGCCGCCGCCGCGGCACCACCAACTCCACCTTCACCGTGCGGAAGATTTCCGACGGCGTGGGCGTGGAGCGCGTGTTCCCCATGAACTCCCCCTTCATCGACCGCGTGGAAGTGGTCTCCGAGGGCAAGGTTCGTCGCGGTCGCATCTACTACCTGCGCAACCTGCGCGGTAAGGCCGCCCGCATCAAGTCCAAGCAGATCTGGGAGTAATTTTCCGGATAGGCGGGCGTCTGCGCCGCCGCTCGGTCGACCGGGACTCTTGCGTATTGAGATACGCTTCGATCCCCGGTCTCCCTCGCGTCGGTACATCCACCCACCTCTTCGAAAAATTCCTGGATTTCTATCTTGAGATATAGTGCCCGGAACGTCTGTTGGCGTTCCGGGCTTTTGTGCTTGCGCCGAGGTTCAGGTAGTCATAAGCCTTGGTTGCCGGGGCCGAATGCAATCGCTGTTTGCGTCTTTTCTTCTCTCCGCAATTCGGGCACAACATCACCACCATGACGCAACCGACCCTCTTTTCCGTTACAACCCACCTGCCCGAAGATGTGGCGGGTGTGGACGAAGCCGGGCGTGGCTGTCTGGCCGGGCCGGTGGTGGCAGGGGCGTGCATCCTGCCCGCCGAATACGACCTGCCCGGGCTGACCGACTCCAAACAACTCACCGCCGCCAAGCGGGAGGCGCTCTACGACCTCATCCGCGAGCAGGCCGTTGCCTGGTCTTTGGGTGTGGCGTGGGCTCCCGAGATCGACCGCATCAACATCCTGGAAGCCACATTCCAGGCCATGGGGCGGGCCGTGCGTCATCTGGGGCGCGAGCCGAAATTTCTGCGTATCGACGGAAACAAGACCATTCCGCACTACGCCCTGAAGCGGGACATTCCCCAGGAGTACGTGATCAAGGGCGACGGCTCGGTCCCGGCCATCTCGGCCGCATCCATCCTGGCCAAGACCTTCCGCGACAGGCTCATGGTGAAGCTGGCCGTCCGTTATCCGGGCTATGGCCTCTCCAAGCACATGGGGTACGGCACCAAGGCGCACATGGAGGCCATCCGCAGCCTGGGGCCGTGCCGTCTGCATCGCCTCACCTTCCGGGGCGTCAGGCCCGAGGAGAAGCCTCAGGCGCAGGCCTGCCTGTTCTGATCAATCCGTTTCGTGATAGGTGCCGGCGAAGCCTCGGATGGCATCGGCGTGGTTGTTTCGTCCGTTGTGGCAGCGGCGGCAGGTGTCCAGCACCGGTTTGCCGTCTCTGCCGGGCGTAGCGATGGTTTCGGCGCTCTCTTCTTGGATGTGCTCCCTGCCCGGACCGTGGCACGCCTCGCAGCCAACGCCGAGCTCCGTGTACCGCTTCTCGTAGGGGTTGCACCCTGTCAGATGGCACATGCCGCACCGCTGGCGGTAGTCGCGTCCGCCCCAGCCCGGCTTTCGGTTCCATCTGTGCTTGTCGAAACGGTATTCCGCAGGCAGGACGCGCCAGTCCGTATCGACGAAAGCCGCCTTCCTGTGCAGGCCCACCACCAGAAAGACGTCGTCCGCCCGGAGCGGGCTTTTCCCCCAGTCGCCGGGCAGGGCCGCGAGGTCCCGGCGGTAGCGGACGAAACGCGCCTTGAGCGTTTTGGACCACTGTTCATACTGCGTTTCGTGGCACTGGGCGCACGCCTTGGAGCCCGCATATGTCTCGGGAGGGGCCGTGGCGACGACGCCTTCGTTTCTGATGGAAGCGGCATGGGCGCTGGCCGCCGCCAGGCAGAGCAGCAGGCAGGAGAGAAGCATACAGTTGCGCATGGGGCCTATCCTACATGCCCCGGTACTCTGCGCAAAGCCCTTTTCCATGCTTAACAAACAGGCCCTGTCCATTTACAATGCAAGGGATGCAGACGTGGATTCTCCATATCGACATGGACGCTTTTTTCGCCTCCGTGGAGCAGCTCGACAACCCGGAACTGCGGGGCAAGCCCGTGGCCGTGGGCGGGACCTCGGACCGGAGCGTGGTCTCGGCCGCCAGCTACGAGGTGCGCAAGTACGGCGTGCGCTCGGCCATGAGCGTGGTCAAGGCCCGCCAGCTATGTCCGGATATCATCCTAGTGCCCGGACGAATGGCCCGCTACAAGGAGGTCTCGAGGCAAGTCATGGGCGTGCTGGCCGAGTTTTCGCCCACGGTGGAGAAAGCCAGCGTGGACGAGGCCTACCTTGATGGTACCGGCCTGGAACGGCTCTTCGGCCCCATCGACGAGGTGGGCCGGCAGATCAAGGCGCGCATGGCCGAGGTGACCGGGCTGACCTGCTCGGTGGGCGCGGCCCCGGTCCGCTTCCTGGCCAAGATCGCCTCGGACATGGACAAGCCAGACGGCATGTTCATCATCCATCCCCATCAGGTGGAGGACTTCCTGCGCACCCTGCCGGTGAAGAAGATTCCCGGCGTGGGCAAGAAGCTGCTCGACATCCTGACCCGGCTTGGCGCGCATACCTGCGGCGACGTGCTCAAGCGGGACCGCGCTTTCTGGGAGGAGCGGCTGGGCAAATACGGCGCGGCCCTGCACGACCGGGCGCGGGGCATCGACCCCAACGGCGTGGTCACCACCTCGGCGGCCAAGAGTTGCAGCGCGGAGAACACATTTCACGAGGACACCACCGACCGTGCGGTACTTACCCGTTGGCTCCTTGCCCAGTCCGAGCGGGTGGGCGCGGACCTGCGCCGCCACGGGTACAAGGGTCGCACCGTGACCCTCAAGGTCAAGTTCGCCGACTTCAAGCAGATCACCCGGTCCCTCTCCCTGGATTCACGAACGGACAACACCGCTGTCATCTTCGAGACGGCTTGCGCGTTGTTGAAACAGGTGGAGCTGAGACGCGCGGTGCGGCTCATCGGAGTGGGTGTCTCCAATTTCGAAGGCCGCAGCCGCCAGGTCACCCTTTTCGAGGAAGCGCCCCGGGCCAGTGAGGAAACAAGCGGCCTGGACAAGGCGGTGGACGCCGTGCGCCATCGCTTCGGCTCCAAGGCTGTCACTCGCGTGGATTTATTGGGTTTCAAGAAAAATAAAGAAAATGAATAAGTTGAGGCTATGCTGTTATAATGTCCCATTGGCCTTGCCAATGGTATGAAAGATTACTACATAGTTATTTCGAAGCACGTAAAAAACGTCTCCGGCGGGTTAGGGAGACACACCCAACATAGCATATGAAAAT encodes the following:
- the ffh gene encoding signal recognition particle protein, with translation MFESLQDRLGNAFQKFKGQKQLTEDNVKEGLREVRLALLEADVNFKVVKQFVDQVKERALGEEVMKGLDPSQQIVKVVNDELVELLGGEQQGVDVKARPLKLMMVGLQGSGKTTSSGKLALYLRKNHGKKPYLVPADVYRPAAIDQLTTLARQLDVPVYPSTTDMNPVDICKDALVKAEEQGCDLVLFDTAGRLHIDEKLMDELENIKKECSPQEILFVADAMTGQDAVTVAEAFNEKLDISGVVLTKMDGDARGGAALSIKSVTGKSVKFVGVGEKLSELELFHPDRIASRILGMGDMMTLIEKAQSEIDEDEAKAMAEKMAKAEFDFEDFRSHMRKIKKLGSMEGLLKMIPGMGNIMKQMGQDALPEDEMKRTEAIISSMTMKERRQPKLINQSRKERIAKGSGVKVADVNALIKNFNQMSKVMQAMMGGGKSKKQKGLMNKLKGLAGGGMPDMSALGGMEGMGNMPGMPGMPGMPGMPGMGEEEGGKRSLSKKTLKARKKKKLNKKNKKKKKK
- the rpsP gene encoding 30S ribosomal protein S16 gives rise to the protein MAMKIRLTRMGSKKRPFYRVVALDSATRRDGRPVEYLGHYNPMVEPNDIQLDMEKIEKWLAQGAEPSNTVRSLLKKAGK
- a CDS encoding KH domain-containing protein, with the translated sequence MLKEMIEYIAKSLVDNPDEVHVSEVEGEQTSVIELKVAKEDLGKVIGKQGRTARAMRTLLGAASTKARKRSVLEILE
- the rimM gene encoding ribosome maturation factor RimM (Essential for efficient processing of 16S rRNA), with protein sequence MKRTGFIEVGGVARPHGIRGEFCIKSYADSPSLFGRVSTVFLQRDGGRPEPLAVESWREHKGMVLLKCKGVNDRDRVDELRGMAVLIREDDLPEPDEGEHYIVDMLGCRVRLDDGTDVGVLETFYENPGQDTWVIVADDGKEILLPAVPEFVLDVDLDEEVIVIDPPEGLLDLYLNPEPPKKKKPRRRTAKKKPRPKKPSAAE
- the trmD gene encoding tRNA (guanosine(37)-N1)-methyltransferase TrmD, whose protein sequence is MRFHLVSIFPHYFESPLSSGLMGKAVETGLVEFDHVDVRHFAGGVHKSVDDRPFGGGPGMLLKLDPMVKALGSIERPGRIMMLSPRGKPLNQARSRELALEEDVTLICGRYEGIDERLLDLYDIEMVSVGDFVLNGGEAGAVCLIESVARLLPGFMGHTDSGDEESFSAGLLEYPHYTRPDDWDGLTVPEVLRSGDHGKICQWRRERSLDATLRDRPDLLPTASLTVEDVDYLRKQSRTRLGRNLYIALCHYPVLNKFGEKVAVSVTNLDLHDMARVTRTYGLGGFYATTPIEDQQALAEQLLAHWKQGAGAKANPDRAEALSKVKVFDDIEAAILDITRQTGQCPRLAATSARLDRRKEAEPATTYGTVRKWLENSPVLLVFGTGHGLAEEILSRAEGILRPIRYLDDYNHLSVRSAVAITVDRLIADEY
- the rplS gene encoding 50S ribosomal protein L19 translates to MNVIKKIESEHIRLDMPDFKAGDTVKVHYRIIEGEKERIQVFQGAVLRRRRGTTNSTFTVRKISDGVGVERVFPMNSPFIDRVEVVSEGKVRRGRIYYLRNLRGKAARIKSKQIWE
- a CDS encoding ribonuclease HII, which translates into the protein MTQPTLFSVTTHLPEDVAGVDEAGRGCLAGPVVAGACILPAEYDLPGLTDSKQLTAAKREALYDLIREQAVAWSLGVAWAPEIDRINILEATFQAMGRAVRHLGREPKFLRIDGNKTIPHYALKRDIPQEYVIKGDGSVPAISAASILAKTFRDRLMVKLAVRYPGYGLSKHMGYGTKAHMEAIRSLGPCRLHRLTFRGVRPEEKPQAQACLF
- a CDS encoding multiheme c-type cytochrome, whose protein sequence is MRNCMLLSCLLLCLAAASAHAASIRNEGVVATAPPETYAGSKACAQCHETQYEQWSKTLKARFVRYRRDLAALPGDWGKSPLRADDVFLVVGLHRKAAFVDTDWRVLPAEYRFDKHRWNRKPGWGGRDYRQRCGMCHLTGCNPYEKRYTELGVGCEACHGPGREHIQEESAETIATPGRDGKPVLDTCRRCHNGRNNHADAIRGFAGTYHETD
- the dinB gene encoding DNA polymerase IV, with amino-acid sequence MQTWILHIDMDAFFASVEQLDNPELRGKPVAVGGTSDRSVVSAASYEVRKYGVRSAMSVVKARQLCPDIILVPGRMARYKEVSRQVMGVLAEFSPTVEKASVDEAYLDGTGLERLFGPIDEVGRQIKARMAEVTGLTCSVGAAPVRFLAKIASDMDKPDGMFIIHPHQVEDFLRTLPVKKIPGVGKKLLDILTRLGAHTCGDVLKRDRAFWEERLGKYGAALHDRARGIDPNGVVTTSAAKSCSAENTFHEDTTDRAVLTRWLLAQSERVGADLRRHGYKGRTVTLKVKFADFKQITRSLSLDSRTDNTAVIFETACALLKQVELRRAVRLIGVGVSNFEGRSRQVTLFEEAPRASEETSGLDKAVDAVRHRFGSKAVTRVDLLGFKKNKENE